The Schistocerca gregaria isolate iqSchGreg1 chromosome X, iqSchGreg1.2, whole genome shotgun sequence nucleotide sequence aacggggcagggggggggggggggggacggctcgtaggcccactgactcagtttttctatgttgtatccacaccctttgatatatgaacttgaaagcaaaggtaattgttcgttattgaatgtactattgagtcattacagaatttcggaataaaaatgtaattaaaattcatttacttgatttaattctctgtgggccttagaagcccacccgttggtaatagccgaggaaagatttacgaggttgagtctttcatttcaaattcttaccataaaacgaattttggcattgttgccttcagatatattattatgaagcggaccattgttattttcagtgtttctgctgctgttgaaccagcaacatgtgtagtcaacgtttacgtgatagttccattgaaagagtgctagaagaagttttggaCGAATCAGATtaagaggaaagtgaagtggatgatgatgtggaagaaattagaactgattcatcgtctgagaatgaagatgaggttgaagccaatccaccagatgataatgatacagaatgtgataaattcattgcaaaaagtgataaattcattgcaaaaagtggacgagagtatattacgaagccatctcgacaatatcggcgttctgtacaaaatatagtgcgagaaagaatggggctaggacaacaaggaagaattgtgtctccgaaagaggctatagagctcttttttacacctcaaattatgaatctaataaaactacactcaaatgaagaggcttctcgactaggtattcagcacacagatgaagatgagttattttgttatataggactcttgccaATCGTGGGTTCAAatatgacaataagatacctgtccaagatttatggtctttgcttcagggccgacaagtgtactatggatcaatgagttggacccgatttttcgaattgactaaaatattgaggtttgatgataagaacacaagagaaattcatcgccagactgacaagtttgctccaatgagggaaatttttgaaagcttcaattcttcacttccattgtatttcattcctgatctacatacaacagtggatgagatgttgtctttgttccgtggtcgctgtccattcaaggtgtttctaaaagaaaaacctggaaaatatggcattctaattcgaatgctgtctgattctgagactagatatgtgatcagcatggacatctatacaggcaagtcaggaaatacacagcattcaaatggaccgatggaaattgtaaagagactaataaaacctattgaaaaatcaggccgtaatgttaccacagatcggtactacacttcagtggagcttgctgagactctatggaatgattttcacctcacacttgttggcaccctacagtctaacagacgacacatacctgaagagctgaagactacaactggccacagtttacactcttccatctttgcttatactgaccctcagacacagagaccaccagttactcttgcatcaacgctagtccgcgagaagccaaagcgactgctgttgatgctttcaacttatcactcagaaggggtgttgaatgaagactcaaaaaagactaacataaatcttttttataattctacaaagggaggcgtggacaccatagaccagatggcaagacactacagcacaaagagaggaacaagaagatggcctttgtctctcttctacacactcattgacatagcagcaataaatgcatattcactcttcctcctcaactttccgaattggaaaaagaatttgctaaaccgcagaagggtttttatcactaacttaggtctcgaactaataagatctcaagtagataaacgggcacaaaatttgtatggacttcagaagccagtaataatggcaatggaaagcatcacacaacggaagctcagctgctctgtagaaccatcatctgcaacagcagaaccaggaacacgtggatggtgccacctatgctgccaagaagctgcatctaaaaagatcaagtacaacaagctgggaaagtcaactgttacctgctctcagtgccacaaacacgtctgtgggaaacactgcaggaagacagtgttgtgtgaaaaatgcgttgcagaatgagacagtaaattttgtttgcttcatgtagtgtatcgaattaaaaaagtcgtttttataagaaaacactattttgaaacattactccaaaaatatatataaactgaatctcgtgatttgttcattttattcctattataataacatcttttattatccagtatacaaaaacaatgtctaagcattttgaattgttattagaggtatcagaagtaaataaacttgagttatgataaaataaattgtggtaatctttatgggcctttgaggcctccccgttggtattacatgtaccaaaaatacgttggtaatgctagggttaatgtaataaaaaccattaatatgatatgcttgaactgttgtctaactgtctgagaaaacagcttcctaggtacTCTATACTAGACGAGTGGGCCAGACACGACAACTGCAGCCACTGCTACACTACAAATACCAGCTCATAAAATAAGCTCATCACACAGATGCCAGGAGCAGCTTTGTCAGTGGAGCAGAactaattttagaaccagaaaagccAACAGAGTTTATCACAGGTAAATGAAAGTTACCAATTTTGAGAAGTGGGTGCAGGAAAAACTGCTCCCCAatctagatttaggtagttctataaTTATTAATTGTGCTCCCTCTCATAGTGCGCAAGAGAACAAAGCATCAAAATCTATAAAGCTGACTACAAATCTACATAAAGGTTTTCTAAAGA carries:
- the LOC126299375 gene encoding uncharacterized protein LOC126299375 yields the protein MSWTRFFELTKILRFDDKNTREIHRQTDKFAPMREIFESFNSSLPLYFIPDLHTTVDEMLSLFRGRCPFKVFLKEKPGKYGILIRMLSDSETRYVISMDIYTGKSGNTQHSNGPMEIVKRLIKPIEKSGRNVTTDRYYTSVELAETLWNDFHLTLVGTLQSNRRHIPEELKTTTGHSLHSSIFAYTDPQTQRPPVTLASTLVREKPKRLLLMLSTYHSEGVLNEDSKKTNINLFYNSTKGGVDTIDQMARHYSTKRGTRRWPLSLFYTLIDIAAINAYSLFLLNFPNWKKNLLNRRRVFITNLGLELIRSQVDKRAQNLYGLQKPVIMAMESITQRKLSCSVEPSSATAEPGTRGWCHLCCQEAASKKIKYNKLGKSTVTCSQCHKHVCGKHCRKTVLCEKCVAE